In Euryarchaeota archaeon, one DNA window encodes the following:
- a CDS encoding type II toxin-antitoxin system VapC family toxin, translating to MTVVLDTSVLAAFVNPRDPLHKAAQEILERCSGGELGKPVSSEHILIEGLTLLQRRAGRPEVSRCYAALFTGGNGVPSLVHPLRTGREELGRAVEAHFRHFAKRLSVVDCVLLVMAEDMDAPIASFDTGFDGLVERIAR from the coding sequence ATGACGGTCGTTCTGGACACGTCGGTGCTTGCGGCGTTCGTGAATCCCCGCGATCCGCTACACAAGGCCGCACAGGAAATCTTGGAGCGATGCAGCGGCGGCGAATTGGGAAAGCCCGTGAGTTCGGAGCACATCCTCATCGAGGGACTTACTTTGCTCCAGCGAAGGGCCGGCCGGCCGGAGGTCTCCAGGTGCTATGCAGCCCTTTTCACGGGAGGTAATGGTGTGCCGAGCCTGGTCCATCCTCTACGAACCGGGCGCGAGGAACTGGGCCGCGCCGTCGAGGCGCACTTCCGCCACTTCGCCAAGCGCCTGAGTGTGGTCGATTGCGTACTCCTTGTCATGGCCGAGGACATGGACGCACCCATCGCATCCTTTGATACTGGTTTCGACGGGCTCGTCGAGCGAATCGCACGGTAG
- a CDS encoding DUF2281 domain-containing protein codes for MNARDDLLRELADVPEPVLLDVLAFLKSRKHHVTATTLLAESTLAEDWLRSEEDAAWADL; via the coding sequence ATGAACGCCCGTGATGATCTGCTCCGTGAACTCGCCGACGTCCCGGAGCCCGTGCTCCTCGACGTTCTCGCGTTCCTGAAGTCCCGCAAGCACCACGTGACCGCCACTACCCTCCTCGCGGAGTCGACCTTGGCCGAAGATTGGCTTCGAAGCGAGGAGGACGCGGCGTGGGCCGACCTGTAG
- a CDS encoding DUF1801 domain-containing protein, with protein sequence MSPKRAPRKSTTKSANRTSPPKRRQSKRAGSKRATGRAGTAQKGDADVLVRAFIASLPPWQRGIAERFDKLVAREVPGVKRAMKWSAPFYGLEGRGWFAAFGAFKAHVKVNFFKGTSLKPVPPRGESGNTRAVDLRSLEEYEAAPMKEWVRQAARLPAWGA encoded by the coding sequence GTGTCCCCCAAGCGCGCCCCCCGGAAATCGACGACGAAATCCGCCAACCGCACTTCGCCGCCAAAGCGGCGCCAATCCAAACGTGCGGGATCGAAACGCGCCACCGGGCGTGCCGGGACGGCCCAAAAGGGCGACGCCGACGTCCTCGTCCGCGCGTTCATTGCGTCACTCCCCCCGTGGCAACGAGGCATTGCAGAGCGCTTCGACAAGCTTGTCGCGCGGGAAGTCCCGGGCGTGAAGAGAGCGATGAAGTGGAGCGCCCCATTCTACGGTCTCGAAGGCCGGGGCTGGTTCGCCGCGTTCGGGGCGTTCAAGGCACATGTGAAGGTCAATTTCTTCAAGGGGACGTCGCTGAAGCCGGTGCCGCCGAGGGGGGAGAGCGGGAACACGCGGGCTGTGGACCTACGGAGCCTGGAAGAGTACGAGGCGGCGCCGATGAAGGAGTGGGTGAGGCAGGCGGCGAGGTTGCCGGCGTGGGGGGCCTGA
- a CDS encoding transcription initiation factor IIB: MAEKNKPAPGEEVEEISQCPECGGKSLSRDYERGELVCDSCGLVLDEHFIDQGPEWRAFDHEQREKRARVGAPMTYTIHDKGLSTEIGWRNKDSYGKNIPTKSRAQLYRLRKWQRRIRVSNATERNLAFALSELDRMASRMGLPRNVRETAAMVYRRAVQKNLIRGRSIEGVAAASLYAACRQCNVPRTLDEIADASRVSRKEIGRTYRFIARELKLKLMPTSPIDYIPRFCSELKLSGEIQAKAVEILKQAADKELTSGRGPTGVAAAALYISSILCGERRTQREVADVAGVTEVTIRNRYKELAEKLDIDIIL, translated from the coding sequence ATGGCCGAAAAGAACAAGCCAGCGCCAGGCGAGGAAGTCGAAGAGATCAGTCAATGCCCCGAGTGCGGCGGCAAGTCCCTGTCGCGCGACTACGAGCGCGGCGAACTGGTCTGCGACAGCTGCGGCCTTGTGCTCGACGAGCACTTCATCGACCAAGGCCCCGAGTGGAGAGCCTTCGACCACGAACAGCGTGAGAAGAGGGCCCGCGTCGGCGCCCCGATGACCTACACTATCCACGACAAGGGTCTCTCCACCGAGATAGGTTGGAGGAACAAGGACTCGTACGGGAAGAACATCCCCACGAAGTCCCGGGCCCAACTCTACAGGTTGAGAAAATGGCAGAGGCGCATACGCGTCTCGAACGCCACCGAGCGGAACCTCGCCTTCGCGCTCAGTGAACTTGACCGCATGGCCTCAAGGATGGGTCTCCCGCGAAACGTCCGTGAGACGGCGGCAATGGTCTACAGGCGCGCGGTCCAAAAGAACCTCATCCGCGGTAGGTCCATCGAAGGTGTCGCCGCGGCATCGCTTTACGCGGCGTGCAGGCAGTGCAACGTCCCAAGGACCCTCGATGAGATCGCGGACGCGAGCCGTGTCTCAAGGAAGGAGATCGGGCGCACTTACCGTTTCATCGCGCGTGAGTTGAAATTGAAACTGATGCCGACGAGCCCCATCGACTACATTCCCCGGTTCTGCTCGGAGCTTAAGTTGAGCGGTGAGATCCAGGCGAAGGCCGTGGAGATCCTCAAGCAGGCCGCCGACAAGGAACTTACGAGCGGAAGGGGCCCGACGGGAGTCGCGGCAGCAGCGCTCTACATCAGCAGCATCCTTTGCGGCGAACGCAGGACGCAGAGAGAGGTGGCGGATGTGGCGGGCGTCACGGAAGTCACGATACGCAACCGTTACAAGGAGCTGGCGGAGAAGCTGGATATCGACATCATCCTGTAG
- a CDS encoding H/ACA RNA-protein complex component Gar1 (functions in a trimeric complex to guide RNA-target RNA complexes for the purposes of pseudouridylation; box H/ACA RNA-protein particle consists of Cbf5p, Nop10p and Gar1 along with the guide RNA and ribosomal protein L7Ae) yields MESLGVVHKVTREGAIVIRSSVRARIGARVVDNKHMEVGRIQELIGPVKAPYVVVSPKGSVQLHRLQGRELFVR; encoded by the coding sequence ATGGAGTCGCTTGGTGTCGTCCACAAGGTCACCCGAGAGGGTGCCATCGTCATCCGTTCTTCCGTGAGGGCGCGTATCGGCGCCCGCGTCGTAGACAACAAGCACATGGAGGTCGGGCGTATCCAAGAACTCATCGGTCCCGTCAAGGCCCCGTACGTCGTCGTATCGCCGAAAGGCAGTGTCCAACTTCACCGGCTCCAGGGCCGGGAATTATTCGTTAGGTGA
- a CDS encoding threonine--tRNA ligase — translation MRLLFIHSDYIEYEAKKPALRSIQGEPAMPKDRLEEALVVFYSVEKPDEKNIDAVVAQTVKEIQDVTGQVKTQNVALYPYAHLSSDLAKPDVAKATGEKLDAAVKAVGYKTIHAPFGWYKSFSLKAKGHPLAELSRSITIDETGEHKPKESEALRSEKKLKSEWHVLTPAGELVTADKFDFKGHEGLELLYRHEVAKSRKATGEPPHVKLMHELELVDYEPGSDQGNFRWYPKGSLMKRLLERRASDMVLAAGAMQVETPIMYDFAHPALNKYLQRFPARQYTVQSDDKEFFLRFAACFGQYLIAHDMTVSYRHLPLRLYELTHYSFRREQSGELAGLRRLRAFTMPDMHTLVRDTAQAKEEFKNQFKLSMNWMADLGFQYEAAIRFVRPFFDENREFAVELACLLDRPVLIEMWDERFFYFVMKFEFNVPDTSGKASALSTVQIDVENTERFEISYVDETGTRNFPLLLHCSVSGSIDRNVYAFLEQEAMKIAKGGKGTYPFWLAPTQLRLIPVKDEFLPTCERLATSLPGVRVDVDDRDEGVSRKIRDAEKEWVPLILVYGEKEATSTKLPVRSRTDGQREYTVEELHNHIMKAQGEMPWLPLPLPRHLSKRPAFRG, via the coding sequence ATGCGCCTCCTCTTCATCCACTCCGACTACATCGAGTACGAGGCCAAGAAACCGGCCCTACGCTCGATCCAAGGGGAGCCGGCCATGCCGAAGGACCGGCTGGAGGAGGCACTCGTCGTCTTCTACTCGGTCGAAAAGCCGGATGAGAAGAACATCGATGCCGTCGTCGCGCAGACGGTGAAAGAGATCCAAGACGTCACCGGCCAAGTGAAGACGCAGAACGTCGCCCTCTACCCGTACGCGCACCTTTCAAGCGACCTCGCCAAGCCCGACGTCGCGAAAGCGACGGGCGAAAAACTCGACGCCGCCGTGAAAGCCGTCGGCTACAAGACGATCCACGCGCCGTTCGGCTGGTACAAGAGTTTCAGCCTCAAAGCGAAAGGCCACCCGCTTGCCGAACTCTCGCGCTCGATAACGATCGACGAGACCGGCGAGCACAAGCCCAAGGAATCCGAAGCACTAAGATCCGAAAAAAAGCTCAAGAGCGAGTGGCACGTCCTCACACCGGCCGGCGAGTTGGTGACGGCCGACAAGTTCGATTTCAAGGGCCATGAGGGCCTCGAGCTTCTCTACCGCCATGAAGTCGCAAAAAGCCGCAAGGCGACGGGGGAACCGCCGCACGTGAAACTCATGCACGAGCTGGAGCTCGTCGATTACGAGCCCGGAAGCGACCAGGGGAATTTCCGTTGGTACCCGAAGGGCTCGCTCATGAAGCGTCTCCTAGAAAGGCGCGCGTCCGACATGGTCCTCGCTGCGGGAGCGATGCAGGTAGAGACGCCGATCATGTACGACTTCGCTCACCCGGCCTTGAACAAATACCTTCAGCGGTTCCCGGCGCGCCAGTACACGGTCCAATCGGACGACAAGGAGTTCTTCCTGCGCTTTGCCGCCTGCTTCGGCCAGTACCTCATCGCCCACGACATGACGGTGAGTTACCGCCACCTGCCTCTCCGGCTCTATGAGCTGACGCACTACTCCTTCCGGCGCGAGCAATCCGGGGAACTCGCGGGGCTTCGCCGGCTACGGGCGTTCACGATGCCCGACATGCACACCCTTGTGCGAGACACTGCCCAGGCGAAGGAGGAGTTCAAGAACCAGTTCAAGTTGTCGATGAATTGGATGGCCGACCTCGGCTTCCAGTACGAGGCCGCCATCCGCTTCGTGCGCCCGTTCTTCGACGAGAACAGGGAGTTCGCCGTCGAACTTGCGTGCCTTTTGGACCGGCCGGTCTTGATCGAGATGTGGGACGAACGGTTCTTCTACTTCGTGATGAAGTTCGAGTTCAACGTCCCGGACACGAGCGGCAAGGCGTCCGCGCTCTCGACCGTGCAAATAGACGTCGAGAACACGGAGCGCTTCGAGATAAGCTACGTGGACGAGACCGGGACCAGGAACTTCCCTCTCCTTCTACACTGCTCCGTCTCAGGTTCGATCGACAGGAACGTCTACGCGTTCCTCGAACAGGAGGCGATGAAGATCGCGAAGGGCGGCAAGGGCACTTACCCGTTCTGGCTTGCGCCGACCCAACTTCGGCTCATCCCCGTAAAGGACGAGTTCCTGCCGACGTGCGAAAGGTTGGCAACATCGCTTCCAGGCGTCCGTGTCGACGTGGACGACCGCGACGAGGGCGTCTCCCGCAAGATCCGGGACGCGGAAAAGGAATGGGTGCCGCTCATCCTCGTCTACGGCGAGAAAGAGGCCACCTCCACGAAACTGCCAGTCCGATCGCGCACCGACGGCCAACGCGAGTACACCGTCGAAGAGCTTCACAACCACATCATGAAAGCACAAGGCGAGATGCCTTGGCTACCGCTGCCTCTCCCGAGGCATCTTTCGAAGCGGCCCGCGTTTCGCGGGTAG
- the ilvE gene encoding branched-chain-amino-acid transaminase — protein sequence MPELKAYFNGRFVAESEARISVFDHGFLYGDGVFEGIRAYNGRVFKLEEHIARLYDSAKAIALQIPLTREEMAEKILETLRLNNLRDAYIRPVVSRGIGDLGLDPRKCATPTVLVVVKPLIDLYGDKYAKGLTVITAATRRNSPAALSPNIKSLNYLNQILARIEANLRNADEALMLDLQGFVSEASADNIFTVKDGAVITPPTYNSLKGITRQAVIEVAEKEGFTIKEEPITLFDVYSADEIFITGTAAELAPVVIVDGRTIGSGRPGRITTTLMAAFKRFAQSHGTPIFETDSEQAQAKVRR from the coding sequence ATGCCCGAACTCAAGGCCTACTTCAACGGACGGTTCGTAGCAGAATCCGAAGCGCGCATTTCCGTGTTCGACCACGGGTTCCTTTACGGCGACGGCGTCTTCGAAGGGATACGCGCCTACAATGGCCGCGTGTTCAAGCTCGAAGAGCACATCGCCCGCCTCTACGACAGCGCAAAGGCGATCGCGCTCCAGATCCCGCTCACGCGCGAGGAGATGGCTGAGAAGATCCTCGAGACATTGAGGCTCAACAACCTCCGCGACGCTTACATCCGACCGGTGGTCTCGCGCGGGATCGGCGACCTCGGCCTTGACCCCAGGAAGTGCGCGACGCCGACCGTGCTCGTCGTCGTGAAACCGCTCATCGACCTCTACGGCGACAAGTACGCCAAAGGCCTCACGGTCATCACGGCGGCCACACGTCGCAATTCCCCGGCCGCCTTGAGCCCGAACATCAAGTCGCTGAACTACCTCAACCAGATCCTCGCCCGTATCGAGGCGAACCTGAGGAACGCCGACGAGGCCCTCATGTTGGACCTCCAGGGCTTCGTCTCGGAGGCGTCGGCGGACAACATCTTCACCGTGAAGGATGGTGCCGTGATAACGCCGCCCACCTACAATAGCCTGAAGGGGATCACTCGGCAGGCCGTGATCGAGGTCGCCGAGAAGGAAGGCTTCACCATCAAGGAGGAGCCGATAACGCTCTTTGACGTCTACTCGGCCGACGAGATATTCATCACCGGCACCGCCGCCGAGCTCGCTCCCGTGGTCATCGTCGACGGGCGCACTATCGGCTCTGGAAGGCCGGGACGCATAACGACTACACTGATGGCGGCCTTCAAGAGGTTCGCCCAATCGCACGGGACGCCCATCTTCGAGACAGACAGCGAGCAAGCGCAGGCGAAGGTCCGAAGATAG
- a CDS encoding HAD family hydrolase, with amino-acid sequence MEKVEALSFDAYGTLFRGTTQALRDLFAEVIESHRLQATVDGLLRRREELIRDLFTRPFVNMHDRDYWIISTILQEQGVERDAAKIARDLNASYYEAEPYPDALAVLLELSKAYPLAITSNADIGMLDGLLRHNGAVDLFKVIVTSEGAKCYKPARPIFDLTVRGLATRGDAILHVGDSLVADVAGAKAAGLQTCWIDREGGLPHDPLIRPDHRMGDLKGLPALLSGEPAVPG; translated from the coding sequence ATGGAAAAGGTAGAGGCCCTGTCGTTCGACGCGTACGGCACCCTTTTTCGGGGGACCACGCAGGCCCTTCGCGACCTCTTCGCCGAAGTCATCGAAAGCCACCGGTTGCAGGCGACGGTCGACGGGCTCCTACGCAGGCGCGAGGAGTTGATCAGGGACCTATTCACGCGACCGTTTGTGAACATGCACGACCGCGACTATTGGATAATCTCGACGATTCTCCAAGAACAGGGCGTCGAGCGCGACGCGGCGAAGATCGCGCGCGACCTCAACGCCTCATACTACGAGGCCGAACCCTACCCCGACGCCCTCGCCGTCCTGTTGGAGCTTTCGAAGGCCTACCCGCTCGCGATAACGTCCAACGCCGACATCGGCATGTTGGACGGGCTCCTCCGGCATAACGGTGCCGTGGACCTTTTCAAAGTCATCGTGACAAGCGAAGGCGCCAAGTGCTACAAGCCCGCGCGGCCCATTTTCGACCTCACGGTGCGCGGCCTGGCGACGCGGGGCGATGCAATCCTCCACGTGGGCGACTCGCTTGTGGCGGACGTGGCGGGAGCGAAGGCCGCTGGGCTCCAGACGTGTTGGATTGATCGTGAAGGTGGATTGCCACACGATCCCCTCATCAGGCCAGACCATCGGATGGGAGACCTCAAAGGATTGCCGGCGCTCCTCTCTGGAGAACCCGCCGTGCCCGGCTGA
- a CDS encoding amidohydrolase family protein, producing the protein MGAEPRYLYGDVFDGERFLEGYVGISEGKVVDSGRGPPPREPLVKGVVLPTFTNAHTHVGDMFLRGTSLPRDLKAAVAPPDGVKHVALRGARREDVERGIRGAVEEMETNGVGRFVDFREGGLDGLGMLERAAAGSKATRLALSRPCGMGFDPDEVDAILAASDGIAVSGMADYAPDVLSRLSRAARERRKIFALHVSEGEREDIDAALELRPTFLVHMAHADQSDLERVSAENVPVVLCPRSNAYFTKAPDLEAFVRSGLRLGLGTDNAMLNSLDVLEEARFASKLVRPANRRRLVQMSTAGPGKPLSRPGGDRPMDVGLSADFVVFAKTANDPLECLFGGRPTILVNTLLEEARWKNTNES; encoded by the coding sequence ATGGGCGCAGAGCCACGCTACCTTTACGGGGACGTCTTCGACGGGGAGCGCTTCCTCGAGGGTTACGTCGGGATATCCGAGGGGAAGGTTGTCGACAGCGGTCGCGGACCGCCCCCCAGGGAGCCACTGGTCAAGGGTGTCGTGCTTCCGACCTTCACCAACGCCCACACCCACGTGGGCGACATGTTCCTTCGCGGCACGAGCCTCCCAAGAGACCTCAAGGCCGCGGTCGCTCCGCCGGACGGCGTCAAACACGTGGCCCTGCGAGGCGCTCGTCGCGAGGACGTCGAAAGGGGAATTAGAGGCGCCGTAGAGGAGATGGAGACCAATGGTGTCGGGCGCTTCGTCGACTTTCGCGAAGGCGGGCTCGATGGCCTCGGAATGCTCGAGAGGGCGGCCGCGGGTTCCAAGGCGACGCGACTCGCGCTTTCCCGTCCGTGCGGCATGGGTTTCGACCCCGACGAGGTGGATGCCATCCTCGCCGCCTCCGACGGGATCGCGGTCTCGGGGATGGCGGACTACGCCCCCGACGTCCTTTCACGGTTGTCCCGCGCGGCCCGCGAGCGCCGAAAGATCTTCGCACTCCATGTGAGCGAAGGAGAGCGGGAGGATATCGACGCCGCCCTCGAATTGAGACCGACGTTCCTCGTGCACATGGCGCATGCCGATCAAAGCGACCTTGAACGTGTCAGCGCCGAAAATGTGCCGGTGGTGCTCTGCCCGCGAAGCAACGCCTACTTCACGAAGGCGCCCGACCTGGAGGCCTTTGTTCGATCAGGCTTGAGACTTGGCCTTGGGACGGACAATGCGATGCTCAACTCCCTAGACGTCCTGGAGGAGGCTCGATTCGCCTCGAAACTCGTGCGCCCGGCCAATCGAAGGAGGCTCGTACAGATGTCCACCGCCGGGCCCGGGAAACCCTTAAGTCGTCCGGGCGGCGATAGACCTATGGACGTCGGCCTTTCAGCGGACTTCGTGGTTTTCGCAAAGACGGCCAACGACCCGCTCGAATGCCTCTTCGGCGGCAGACCGACGATCCTCGTGAACACGCTATTGGAGGAAGCCCGATGGAAGAATACAAACGAATCCTGA
- a CDS encoding universal stress protein — protein sequence MEEYKRILIPTDGSERVKTAVEKGVALASLTKGSVTALFVVDQQTFSHLDYQWEAINQLLTKQGEEAVSYVAELAAEAKVPIRTEIVSGHPADEIVKAASRHDLIVMGTLGRTGLDHLLMGSVAEKVMRHAPCPVMVVRLK from the coding sequence ATGGAAGAATACAAACGAATCCTGATCCCGACGGACGGCTCCGAGCGAGTGAAGACGGCCGTGGAGAAAGGCGTCGCCCTGGCGAGCCTCACCAAGGGTTCGGTGACGGCGCTTTTCGTCGTCGACCAGCAGACGTTCTCGCACCTCGACTACCAATGGGAGGCGATAAACCAGCTTCTGACGAAACAGGGCGAGGAAGCGGTCTCTTACGTCGCGGAGCTCGCGGCCGAGGCGAAGGTCCCCATCCGGACCGAGATCGTCTCCGGACACCCCGCGGACGAGATAGTCAAGGCTGCAAGCCGTCACGACTTAATAGTAATGGGCACTTTGGGGCGCACCGGGCTGGACCACCTGCTCATGGGCTCCGTGGCCGAGAAGGTCATGCGGCACGCCCCATGCCCCGTCATGGTCGTCCGGCTCAAATGA
- a CDS encoding CBS domain-containing protein produces MRVDELMTKNPIVVEVPGTRDDALKLLAHHSVSGVPVVKAKTGKLAGVVTRSDIFRHSDEEQLALVMTTKPFTIGPRDDVAKAAKIFFEKRIHGLPVVGSDSELLGVISPSDILKVIAESSSKKTIGDLGTATAFPVHTATPLAVVWEIMNLNHQNALPVLDDDAGLAGIVTDSDLFKKSQVDDVIKKSKLSIGEDEDAWTWDSLRSIMPLYLSNSKVKLPKAAVSEVMTSKVETVFTRASVSEAAKKMRKFKVNQLPILDTHDRLVGVVTDLDLMQVMT; encoded by the coding sequence ATGCGCGTTGACGAGCTCATGACGAAGAACCCGATCGTCGTGGAGGTCCCGGGGACCCGCGACGACGCTTTGAAACTGCTGGCCCACCACTCGGTCTCGGGCGTTCCCGTGGTCAAGGCGAAAACGGGGAAACTCGCAGGGGTAGTCACGCGATCCGACATCTTCCGCCACAGCGACGAGGAGCAGTTGGCACTCGTCATGACGACGAAGCCCTTCACCATCGGGCCCCGGGATGACGTCGCCAAGGCCGCGAAGATCTTTTTCGAGAAGCGCATCCACGGCCTCCCGGTCGTGGGTAGCGACTCGGAACTTCTCGGGGTCATCTCCCCGAGCGATATCCTGAAAGTCATCGCCGAGAGCTCCAGCAAGAAGACCATCGGCGACCTCGGCACCGCGACGGCGTTCCCGGTCCACACGGCGACACCACTTGCGGTCGTGTGGGAGATAATGAACCTCAACCACCAGAACGCGCTTCCCGTCCTCGACGACGATGCCGGCCTCGCGGGGATAGTCACCGACAGCGACCTCTTCAAGAAGAGCCAGGTCGATGACGTCATCAAGAAGTCGAAACTCTCGATAGGGGAGGACGAGGACGCCTGGACGTGGGACAGCCTCCGAAGCATCATGCCCCTGTACCTATCGAATTCGAAGGTGAAGCTCCCCAAAGCGGCCGTAAGCGAGGTCATGACGTCCAAGGTCGAGACCGTCTTCACGAGGGCGAGCGTCTCGGAGGCCGCGAAGAAGATGCGCAAGTTCAAAGTCAACCAATTGCCCATCCTCGACACGCACGATCGCCTCGTCGGGGTCGTGACGGATCTTGACCTCATGCAGGTCATGACGTGA
- the glyS gene encoding glycine--tRNA ligase — MVDEKKGGKDVEKEATAGDVHDRLMALLKRRGFIQPAYEPYGGVAGFYDYGPLGAAIRNNIESTWRRYFVHEEGFAEIISPTVAPEQVFRASGHLAGFADPLVECPNCREVSRADHLLEAISAKYNGLGLEEVKAQWRHVRAEVACPTCKKKGDWPDVQAFNLMYGVKIGAGDSARQGYLRPETAQSMFMTFPWLLRYFRDKLPFGAVQIGRAYRNEIAPRQGLLRLREFSQAEAEIFFDPGEKTHKRLAAVRNEKVRLRPAKRPGRAHKEDAELHALGEAVTHKIIGNEKGGNEALAYYIWFTQKFLVEVGIPLERLRFRQHEADEMAHYASDCWDAEFLSERFGWVEIVGIADRGTYDLDAHAKASGHANEHDHKTPAFTSVSSPFKVFKQFDSPRTATVDRVIPRKEKLGPAFRAKAAKVAAAMGDYDAKQAAKEGLLHLTIDGEELEVSSDLFEVRPVTETVAGEYVVPHVVEPSFGLDRITYAVLECSWSEGEWPVLRLPVVTAPVKVGVFPLMDRDGLDVLAMEVDSRLRSAGIATYYDDAGAIGRRYARMDEIGTPWCVTVDYDSLEKKDVTVRERDTTKQERVAIASLVERFRKKG; from the coding sequence ATGGTCGATGAGAAGAAGGGAGGGAAGGACGTGGAGAAAGAGGCCACGGCGGGCGATGTACATGACAGACTCATGGCGCTTCTCAAGCGGCGCGGCTTCATCCAACCCGCTTACGAACCGTACGGCGGGGTGGCCGGTTTCTATGACTACGGCCCGCTGGGAGCCGCGATCAGGAACAACATCGAATCCACGTGGCGCCGTTATTTTGTCCACGAGGAAGGATTCGCCGAGATAATCTCGCCGACCGTGGCGCCAGAGCAGGTTTTCCGGGCGAGCGGGCACCTGGCGGGGTTTGCGGATCCGCTCGTCGAGTGCCCGAACTGCCGGGAAGTATCGCGCGCCGACCACCTGCTTGAGGCGATCTCCGCGAAGTACAACGGGCTAGGCCTCGAAGAGGTGAAGGCGCAGTGGAGGCACGTTCGCGCGGAAGTCGCCTGCCCGACTTGTAAGAAGAAAGGTGATTGGCCTGACGTGCAGGCGTTCAACCTGATGTACGGTGTCAAGATCGGGGCCGGCGACTCAGCGCGGCAAGGCTATTTGCGCCCCGAGACCGCGCAATCCATGTTCATGACGTTCCCGTGGCTTCTCCGATACTTCCGGGACAAACTGCCCTTCGGCGCCGTGCAGATCGGGCGCGCCTACAGGAACGAGATAGCGCCGCGGCAAGGATTGTTGCGCCTACGCGAATTCTCGCAAGCCGAGGCCGAGATATTCTTCGACCCCGGCGAAAAGACGCACAAGCGGCTCGCCGCGGTGAGAAACGAGAAGGTCCGTCTTCGCCCCGCCAAGCGCCCCGGAAGGGCGCATAAGGAAGATGCCGAACTCCACGCGCTCGGCGAGGCCGTAACGCACAAGATCATCGGCAACGAGAAGGGCGGCAACGAGGCTCTTGCCTACTACATCTGGTTCACGCAGAAGTTCCTCGTCGAGGTCGGGATTCCTCTCGAGCGGCTCCGGTTCCGCCAGCACGAGGCGGACGAGATGGCGCATTATGCGAGCGACTGTTGGGACGCCGAATTCCTCTCCGAACGCTTCGGGTGGGTGGAGATAGTCGGCATCGCCGACCGTGGTACCTATGACCTGGACGCGCACGCGAAGGCGAGCGGCCACGCGAACGAACACGACCACAAGACACCCGCCTTCACCTCCGTTAGCTCCCCGTTCAAAGTCTTCAAGCAATTCGATTCGCCAAGGACCGCCACGGTCGACAGGGTGATCCCCCGCAAGGAAAAGCTCGGACCCGCCTTCAGGGCGAAGGCGGCGAAGGTGGCGGCCGCCATGGGCGACTACGACGCAAAACAGGCGGCCAAGGAGGGGCTGCTCCACCTCACGATCGACGGCGAGGAGCTGGAAGTGTCCTCCGACCTCTTCGAGGTCCGACCCGTCACTGAAACGGTGGCTGGCGAATACGTCGTGCCCCACGTGGTCGAGCCTTCGTTCGGCCTCGATCGGATAACGTATGCCGTGCTCGAGTGCTCGTGGTCCGAGGGCGAGTGGCCCGTGTTGAGGCTGCCGGTCGTGACGGCGCCGGTGAAGGTCGGGGTCTTTCCTTTGATGGACCGCGACGGGCTCGATGTCCTTGCGATGGAAGTCGATTCCCGTCTGCGCTCGGCCGGTATCGCGACGTACTACGACGACGCGGGCGCGATAGGCCGGCGCTACGCCCGCATGGACGAGATCGGCACGCCGTGGTGCGTGACCGTCGATTACGACTCGCTGGAGAAGAAGGACGTTACGGTGCGCGAGCGCGACACGACAAAGCAGGAGCGCGTCGCCATCGCTTCACTGGTCGAGCGGTTTCGCAAAAAAGGCTAG